A single Streptomyces sannanensis DNA region contains:
- a CDS encoding C40 family peptidase → MNGRRLATAITLVCALTVLASPAQSYAAPKPDPKPPVSSKALEDVRKQIDDLYHQAAVATDAYNLAEEQTEKQSAELTRLAREVMEGQERIDRLKEQMGATARAQYRTGGLPPGTQLMLSGDPGSFLDGATLFRHGQQATKGLLSELTRAQEDLTTYSADASTHLQQLEANRAAKDKAKKEITRQIAAAEKLESRLEKEERERLRKLEEEAQHKAQTAWLNSGALAGVGGKATAGGKKAVAYATAQIGKPYVWGAEGPDSFDCSGLTSQAWEAAGRGIPRTSQEQWRRLPHVSVKDMRPGDLIVYYKDATHIGMYVGGGMIVHAPRPGRDVTVAGAGSMPILGVVRPDAG, encoded by the coding sequence GTGAACGGACGCCGTCTGGCCACCGCGATCACACTGGTCTGCGCACTGACCGTACTGGCGTCACCTGCCCAGTCGTACGCCGCGCCGAAGCCGGATCCGAAGCCGCCCGTGAGTTCCAAGGCCCTCGAGGACGTGCGCAAGCAGATCGACGATCTCTACCACCAGGCCGCGGTCGCCACGGACGCCTACAACCTCGCCGAGGAGCAGACCGAGAAGCAGTCGGCCGAGCTCACCAGGCTGGCCCGGGAGGTCATGGAGGGCCAGGAGCGGATCGACCGGCTCAAGGAACAGATGGGCGCCACCGCCCGCGCCCAGTACCGCACCGGCGGCCTGCCGCCCGGCACGCAGCTCATGCTCAGCGGCGACCCGGGCAGCTTCCTGGACGGGGCGACCCTCTTCCGGCACGGCCAGCAGGCGACCAAGGGCCTCCTCAGCGAATTGACCAGGGCCCAGGAGGACTTGACGACCTACTCCGCCGACGCGAGCACGCACCTGCAGCAGCTGGAAGCCAACCGCGCGGCGAAGGACAAGGCGAAGAAGGAGATCACCCGGCAGATCGCGGCCGCCGAGAAGCTGGAGAGCCGGCTGGAGAAGGAGGAGCGGGAGCGGCTGCGCAAGCTGGAGGAGGAGGCGCAGCACAAGGCGCAGACGGCCTGGCTGAACTCCGGCGCACTGGCCGGCGTCGGCGGCAAGGCCACCGCGGGCGGGAAGAAGGCCGTCGCGTACGCCACCGCCCAGATAGGCAAGCCCTATGTGTGGGGAGCCGAGGGACCCGACTCCTTCGACTGCTCGGGGCTCACCTCCCAGGCCTGGGAGGCAGCCGGCCGCGGCATCCCCCGCACCTCCCAGGAGCAGTGGCGGCGGCTGCCGCACGTGTCCGTCAAGGACATGCGCCCCGGCGACCTGATCGTCTACTACAAGGACGCCACCCATATCGGCATGTACGTCGGCGGCGGGATGATCGTGCACGCGCCCCGGCCGGGCCGCGACGTCACGGTCGCGGGCGCGGGCTCGATGCCGATCCTCGGCGTCGTACGCCCCGACGCGGGGTGA
- a CDS encoding fused response regulator/phosphatase, with translation MPVSVPRPRVIPAAETAGGGDLTLLVIEDDPAGTFTVPELLGAAGTRVRIRTARNVTEAERLLTDDIHCVLVDLALPSGEGDELAVLRHILRLAPGHAVLALTGEADAEKAAEAVRAGAQDHLSRDELDGRLLSRVIRYAVERKRADTAQYKLAESRARAQENARLERGLLPTPLLDGSDLRFAAHYRPGRSRALLGGDFYDTVRTPDGTVHAMIGDVCGHGPDEAALGVELRIAWRALIFAGLCGDELLSTLQQVLEHERDSEEIFATLCTVDISPDGRRAGLCLAGHPSPLIARHGQAAQLLPYQDGGPALGLLPRARWPRRQVELGGAWSLLMYTDGLIEGRLGPDTRERLGQDGMTEMINRKLAEGLRGKRLLRAAAAEARELNGGELTDDVALVLLDRG, from the coding sequence ATGCCCGTATCCGTACCGCGGCCGAGAGTGATCCCGGCGGCGGAGACCGCCGGCGGCGGAGACCTCACGCTCCTGGTGATCGAGGACGACCCGGCGGGCACCTTCACCGTCCCCGAACTGCTCGGCGCCGCCGGAACCCGCGTCCGTATCCGTACGGCCCGTAACGTCACCGAGGCCGAACGGCTGCTCACCGACGACATCCACTGCGTCCTCGTCGACCTCGCGCTGCCCAGCGGCGAGGGCGACGAGCTGGCCGTCCTGCGGCACATCCTGCGCCTCGCCCCCGGCCACGCCGTGCTCGCGCTGACCGGCGAGGCCGACGCCGAAAAGGCCGCGGAAGCGGTACGGGCCGGGGCCCAGGACCACCTCTCGCGCGACGAACTCGACGGCAGGCTGCTCAGCCGCGTCATCCGTTACGCCGTGGAGCGGAAGCGGGCGGACACCGCCCAGTACAAGCTCGCCGAGTCGCGGGCGCGCGCCCAGGAGAACGCCCGCCTGGAACGGGGGCTGCTCCCCACCCCGCTGCTCGACGGCTCCGATCTCCGTTTCGCCGCCCACTACCGGCCGGGCCGCTCCCGCGCTCTGCTCGGCGGCGACTTCTACGACACCGTCCGCACCCCCGACGGCACCGTCCACGCCATGATCGGCGACGTCTGCGGCCACGGCCCCGACGAAGCCGCGCTCGGTGTCGAGCTGCGCATCGCCTGGCGCGCACTGATATTCGCGGGCCTGTGCGGAGACGAACTCCTCTCCACGCTCCAGCAGGTCCTGGAACACGAACGCGACAGCGAGGAGATCTTCGCCACCCTCTGCACCGTCGACATCTCCCCGGACGGCCGCCGCGCCGGCCTCTGCCTGGCCGGCCACCCCTCCCCGCTGATCGCCCGGCACGGCCAGGCCGCGCAACTGCTGCCGTACCAGGACGGCGGACCCGCGCTCGGCCTGCTCCCACGCGCCCGCTGGCCGCGCCGCCAGGTCGAACTGGGCGGCGCATGGAGCCTGCTGATGTACACGGACGGCCTCATCGAAGGCCGCCTCGGTCCCGACACGCGTGAGCGCCTCGGCCAGGACGGCATGACCGAGATGATCAACCGCAAGCTGGCGGAGGGGCTGCGCGGCAAGCGGCTGCTCCGGGCCGCGGCCGCCGAAGCCCGCGAGCTGAACGGCGGCGAACTGACCGACGACGTGGCGCTGGTGCTGCTGGACCGGGGCTGA
- a CDS encoding DUF2516 family protein, with product MFYGESLLWLVIDVGLLAFALVAFVLAALAREDAYRAADKKTKPFWLIILGLVVAVDLIMPWLFLQLAGLVATIVFMVDVRPALREVSGGGRRKGGSSSDGPYGPYNGRR from the coding sequence ATGTTCTACGGGGAAAGTCTCCTCTGGCTTGTGATCGACGTCGGTCTGCTGGCTTTCGCCCTGGTCGCCTTCGTCCTTGCCGCGCTGGCCCGAGAGGACGCGTACCGTGCCGCCGACAAGAAGACCAAGCCCTTCTGGCTGATCATCCTCGGTCTCGTGGTCGCGGTGGACCTGATCATGCCGTGGCTGTTCCTGCAGCTCGCCGGTCTGGTCGCGACCATCGTGTTCATGGTGGACGTGCGGCCGGCGCTTCGTGAGGTGTCCGGTGGCGGCCGGCGCAAGGGCGGTTCCAGCAGCGACGGTCCTTACGGGCCGTACAACGGACGGCGCTAG
- a CDS encoding helix-turn-helix transcriptional regulator: MASLNVGNLGEYLREQRRNAQLSLRQLADAAGVSNPYLSQIERGLRKPSAEILQQIAKALRISAETLYVQAGILDERDRDEVETRNVILADPSINERQKQVLLQIYESFRKENGLDKDTDTP, translated from the coding sequence ATGGCATCACTCAACGTCGGCAATCTCGGTGAGTACCTGCGCGAGCAGCGGCGCAATGCGCAGCTGTCGCTGCGGCAGCTCGCCGATGCCGCGGGGGTGTCCAATCCGTACCTGAGTCAGATCGAGCGCGGCCTGCGCAAGCCGAGTGCGGAGATTCTGCAGCAGATCGCCAAGGCGCTGCGGATCTCCGCCGAGACCTTGTACGTACAGGCCGGGATTCTCGACGAGCGGGACCGTGACGAGGTCGAGACGCGCAATGTGATCCTCGCCGATCCCTCCATAAACGAGCGGCAGAAGCAGGTGCTGCTCCAGATCTACGAGTCCTTCCGCAAGGAGAACGGGCTCGACAAGGACACCGACACACCCTGA
- a CDS encoding GNAT family N-acetyltransferase, with translation MRPDDWHLTEDVDDFLARAGDFLRSRPGPHVMQLTWAERVRARGAEAFGTEAPVFGVLERAGEVHATFYRLPPRGFGLSPLTPEQADSLAARLATLGHSLRSVSADHSTATAFAEAWQRHTGATPKLRDTRLRLYRLGTLTPPEPPPAGRGRVLGEQDLEHVMFWCGEFAKAVGEDVTIDADTWAGTRYADKRYTLWETPDGTPVSIAGMNPMIGGQIQVDIVYTPAHLRGRGYAGAVTAEVSRVALAAGAREVVLFADLSNPTSNALYQRLGYRTLADWAVYGFSCAAPEVS, from the coding sequence ATGCGACCAGATGACTGGCACCTCACCGAAGACGTCGACGACTTTCTCGCCCGAGCCGGAGACTTCCTGCGCTCGCGGCCCGGCCCGCACGTCATGCAGCTGACCTGGGCCGAGAGAGTGCGAGCGCGTGGGGCGGAGGCGTTCGGCACGGAAGCCCCTGTCTTCGGCGTGCTGGAGCGAGCAGGCGAGGTCCACGCCACCTTCTACCGCCTCCCTCCCCGTGGTTTCGGCCTCTCCCCGCTCACGCCCGAGCAGGCCGACTCCCTCGCCGCCCGCCTGGCCACCCTCGGGCACTCCCTTCGCTCCGTCAGCGCGGACCACAGCACCGCCACCGCTTTCGCCGAGGCGTGGCAGCGGCACACCGGGGCGACGCCGAAACTCCGCGACACGCGGCTCCGTCTGTACCGCCTCGGCACCCTCACCCCACCGGAGCCGCCGCCGGCCGGCCGAGGCCGCGTCCTGGGCGAGCAGGACCTTGAACACGTCATGTTCTGGTGCGGCGAGTTCGCCAAGGCCGTCGGGGAAGACGTCACCATCGACGCCGACACGTGGGCCGGCACCCGCTACGCCGACAAGCGCTACACGCTATGGGAGACCCCGGACGGCACCCCCGTCTCCATCGCGGGCATGAACCCGATGATCGGCGGCCAGATCCAGGTGGACATCGTCTACACCCCGGCCCACCTGCGCGGTCGCGGCTACGCGGGCGCCGTGACGGCGGAGGTCAGCCGGGTCGCGCTGGCCGCGGGCGCGCGGGAGGTCGTGTTGTTCGCGGACCTGTCCAACCCCACCAGCAACGCCCTCTACCAGCGCCTCGGTTATCGCACGCTCGCCGACTGGGCTGTGTATGGCTTCTCGTGCGCCGCACCGGAAGTGAGTTAA
- a CDS encoding VOC family protein: MACRISELVLGCHDPEVLARFWCEVLDFVVLDREGNDCIEIGPREGFGGPQPTIILSRRDEPEPGKSRLHIDVNPTDRDQDAELERLLKLGARPADIGQTGEEQWHVLADPEGNEFCLLKARLKQL, translated from the coding sequence ATGGCATGTCGCATCAGTGAGCTCGTGCTCGGTTGCCACGATCCCGAGGTGCTGGCGCGGTTCTGGTGCGAGGTCCTGGACTTCGTAGTGCTCGATCGCGAAGGGAACGACTGCATCGAGATCGGGCCGCGCGAAGGGTTCGGCGGCCCACAGCCGACGATCATCCTCAGTCGCAGGGACGAGCCGGAGCCCGGGAAGTCCCGGCTGCACATCGACGTCAACCCCACCGACCGCGATCAGGACGCCGAACTCGAACGCCTCCTGAAGCTCGGGGCGCGCCCGGCCGACATCGGCCAGACCGGCGAGGAGCAGTGGCACGTACTCGCCGACCCCGAGGGCAATGAGTTCTGTCTGCTCAAGGCCCGCCTCAAGCAGCTCTGA
- a CDS encoding pyridoxal-phosphate dependent enzyme → MSASPVRTPSWYAHPAARARACAPAPAEVRDFHASLPGYAPTPLTELPSIAAELGVGRVFVKDESFRLGLPAFKALGASWAVHRVLSRRAPGARVRLVTATDGNHGRAVARMARLLGQRAHVFVPRGVRPEAMAAIAAEGAGLTRVDGPYDDAVRRAAADAAGPDSVLVQDTAWPGYEEIPGWIVEGYSTLFTEMDAQLAAAGAGAPGLVAVPVGVGSLAQAAVVHYRSRATGGTSSLLSVEPEAAACVLRSLTLGRPVGVATGETAMAGLNCGTPSSIAWPHLRAGLDAAVAVTDADSARAARDLTALGVFAGPCGAASLAGVRAALTGAAAEDRRTALALGPASTVVLLCTEGAAANPYPAAWHCSSSSTRRSRSAG, encoded by the coding sequence GTGTCTGCCTCTCCTGTTCGTACGCCCTCCTGGTACGCACACCCGGCCGCCCGGGCCCGGGCCTGCGCACCCGCCCCCGCCGAGGTGCGGGACTTCCATGCCTCACTGCCCGGCTACGCGCCGACCCCGCTGACCGAACTCCCCTCGATCGCCGCCGAACTGGGTGTGGGCCGGGTCTTCGTCAAGGACGAGTCGTTCCGGCTGGGGCTGCCCGCGTTCAAGGCGCTGGGCGCGTCCTGGGCCGTGCACCGGGTCCTGTCGCGGCGGGCGCCCGGCGCCCGGGTGCGGCTGGTCACCGCCACCGACGGCAACCACGGCCGGGCGGTCGCGCGCATGGCCCGGCTGCTGGGTCAGCGCGCCCATGTGTTCGTGCCGCGGGGAGTGCGTCCGGAGGCGATGGCCGCGATCGCCGCCGAGGGCGCCGGGCTCACCCGGGTCGACGGGCCCTACGACGACGCCGTGCGCCGGGCCGCGGCGGACGCCGCCGGGCCGGACTCGGTCCTCGTCCAGGACACCGCCTGGCCCGGTTACGAGGAGATCCCCGGCTGGATCGTCGAGGGATACTCCACGCTGTTCACCGAGATGGACGCACAGCTGGCCGCCGCGGGGGCCGGGGCCCCCGGTCTGGTCGCCGTCCCCGTCGGGGTGGGCTCGCTCGCCCAGGCCGCGGTCGTCCACTACCGCAGCCGCGCCACCGGCGGCACCTCGTCCCTGCTGTCCGTCGAACCGGAGGCCGCGGCCTGTGTCCTGCGGAGTCTCACCCTCGGGCGGCCGGTCGGCGTGGCCACCGGCGAGACGGCCATGGCCGGGCTGAACTGCGGCACGCCGTCCAGCATCGCCTGGCCCCACCTGCGCGCCGGTCTGGACGCCGCGGTCGCCGTGACCGACGCCGACAGCGCCCGCGCGGCCCGGGATCTCACCGCTCTCGGGGTCTTCGCCGGCCCTTGCGGCGCCGCCTCGCTGGCCGGTGTCCGCGCCGCCCTCACCGGTGCGGCGGCCGAGGACCGCCGCACCGCCCTGGCCCTGGGCCCCGCTTCCACGGTCGTCCTGCTGTGCACCGAGGGCGCCGCCGCCAACCCGTACCCGGCCGCATGGCACTGCTCGTCCTCATCCACGCGTCGCTCACGCTCGGCCGGCTAG
- a CDS encoding AEC family transporter → MHAVLSGFLPIWAITAAGWAAGRFDVLGGQAQHVLGRFAFTFAMPALLFLTMSRSRVADLAEPGVLVFAASLLAVFAVGLLLCRRVFRHRQADQAIGAMAAAYVNSANLGIPVAVHVLKDTSFVIAAALFQTLFITPLILVLIDFDVRRGAGGRWVRMLQLPFRNPVIAASAAGLAVATLGWRLPDEVTAPVRMLGGAGVPAALFALGMSLNVRTRPDPRGRTERRVLVSLKIVVQPLLAYLLGRWLFGLSGHALFTVVLCAGLPTAQNAFVFAAEYGLDTDLARDAVLLSTLLSMGSLSLITWLLAVP, encoded by the coding sequence GTGCATGCGGTCCTCTCCGGTTTCCTGCCCATCTGGGCGATAACCGCGGCCGGTTGGGCCGCCGGCCGCTTCGACGTACTCGGCGGGCAGGCGCAGCACGTCCTCGGGCGTTTCGCGTTCACCTTCGCCATGCCCGCGCTGCTGTTCCTCACGATGTCCCGGTCACGGGTGGCCGATCTGGCCGAGCCGGGAGTGCTGGTCTTCGCGGCGAGCCTGCTCGCGGTGTTCGCGGTGGGTCTGCTGCTGTGCCGCCGGGTGTTCCGGCACCGCCAGGCCGACCAGGCCATCGGTGCGATGGCGGCGGCGTACGTCAATTCCGCGAACCTGGGCATCCCGGTGGCGGTGCACGTCCTGAAGGACACGTCGTTCGTGATCGCCGCGGCGCTGTTCCAGACGCTGTTCATCACGCCCCTGATCCTGGTGCTCATCGATTTCGACGTACGGCGCGGAGCAGGCGGCCGATGGGTGCGGATGCTGCAACTGCCCTTCCGCAACCCGGTCATAGCGGCGTCCGCGGCCGGACTGGCGGTGGCCACCCTGGGCTGGCGGCTCCCGGACGAAGTGACCGCCCCGGTCCGGATGCTCGGCGGAGCGGGCGTACCCGCGGCGCTGTTCGCACTGGGCATGTCCCTGAACGTCCGCACCCGCCCCGACCCCCGCGGCCGCACCGAGCGCCGCGTCCTGGTCTCCCTCAAGATCGTGGTCCAGCCGCTCCTCGCCTATCTGCTCGGCCGCTGGCTGTTCGGCCTGAGCGGGCACGCGCTGTTCACGGTGGTGCTGTGCGCGGGCCTGCCGACGGCCCAGAACGCGTTTGTCTTCGCGGCCGAGTACGGTCTCGACACCGACCTGGCCAGGGACGCGGTGCTGCTGTCCACCCTGCTGTCGATGGGCTCGCTGTCCCTGATCACCTGGCTGCTCGCGGTCCCGTGA
- a CDS encoding phosphotransferase, protein MRRNTPLTAVPGASPVRQRAMALSRAGGEVVGPLKGYHHEAYVFAPAAVPTFDASLLRRIERVKLRERRPGVESFDRRCFTSEDELLAALQGRVRRIPEVVEVDGVPLHGFVEGRTLADRCPPGTPLAARHLGQLMTLFRELAVISPDELPADRIRTAGDGADDHDTTAFLRCLVRFTEEHVRRRNTARFGTLFDALGIRPDALPRFAAGLPAFTRRPFSLLHGDLHRENFVVDARGDLWTIDWELAMVGDPLYDLATHLYLMRYPRGQASRVATRWRDAMESVRPGSAAGWAHDLPHILAYKRAQSVYTDVIRAGLVLREGGVTQWQLLPRVARRIHGVLESAAGPLGLAEVPGQWQIVSAYAVWLRTEL, encoded by the coding sequence ATGAGGCGCAACACACCACTGACGGCGGTCCCGGGTGCGTCGCCGGTGCGGCAGCGAGCCATGGCCCTGAGCCGTGCGGGCGGCGAAGTGGTCGGCCCGCTGAAGGGCTACCACCACGAGGCGTACGTCTTCGCGCCCGCCGCCGTCCCCACCTTCGACGCATCGTTGCTCCGCCGCATCGAGCGGGTGAAGCTGCGCGAACGCCGACCGGGCGTGGAGTCGTTCGACCGGCGCTGTTTCACCTCGGAGGACGAGCTGCTCGCCGCCCTGCAGGGCCGCGTCCGGCGGATACCCGAGGTCGTCGAGGTCGACGGTGTCCCGTTGCACGGATTCGTCGAGGGCCGGACCCTCGCCGACCGCTGCCCTCCCGGCACACCGCTCGCCGCCCGCCACCTCGGCCAGCTCATGACGCTGTTCCGGGAGCTGGCGGTGATCAGCCCGGACGAGCTGCCCGCGGACCGGATCCGCACGGCCGGGGACGGGGCGGACGACCACGACACCACGGCCTTTCTGCGCTGCCTGGTGCGGTTCACCGAGGAACACGTCCGCCGCAGGAACACCGCTCGGTTCGGCACCCTCTTCGACGCCCTGGGCATACGGCCCGACGCGCTGCCCCGGTTCGCCGCCGGACTACCCGCCTTCACACGACGTCCGTTCAGCCTGCTCCACGGCGATCTGCACCGCGAGAACTTCGTCGTCGACGCGCGGGGCGACCTGTGGACCATCGACTGGGAACTTGCCATGGTCGGTGATCCGCTCTACGACCTGGCCACGCATCTCTACCTGATGCGTTATCCGCGCGGCCAGGCGTCGAGGGTGGCCACCCGCTGGCGGGACGCGATGGAGAGCGTACGTCCCGGAAGCGCGGCCGGCTGGGCGCACGACCTGCCGCACATCCTGGCGTACAAGCGGGCGCAGTCCGTCTACACCGATGTGATCCGGGCCGGCCTGGTCCTCAGGGAGGGCGGCGTGACGCAGTGGCAGCTGCTGCCCCGGGTGGCCCGCCGCATCCACGGCGTCCTGGAGTCGGCCGCGGGACCGCTGGGTCTGGCGGAGGTCCCGGGACAGTGGCAGATCGTCTCCGCGTACGCGGTGTGGCTGCGTACGGAGCTGTGA
- a CDS encoding HAD family hydrolase, whose protein sequence is MRPSTDSLPLTLRHALARAECVILDFDGPICRLFAGLAAPGIAAELQLLAEKHGQALPELEGNPDPLAVLRGYAWALGPCALVDEQRELLDTREVEAAQGAEPTPGAAEFMKLWHETGRPLAIASNNCAPAIRSYLLRESLSGLVEEPLIVGRYQDVARMKPDPASLLQVLDTAGVAPEHGLMIGDALTDLQAARAVGATFVGYHRKPSKRGLLAEAGADFVVDGVEELAAAVSENGPLP, encoded by the coding sequence GTGCGGCCCTCCACCGACTCCCTCCCCCTGACGCTTCGGCATGCGCTGGCGCGTGCCGAGTGCGTGATCCTCGACTTCGACGGCCCCATCTGCCGGCTCTTCGCCGGCCTCGCCGCCCCCGGTATCGCCGCCGAGCTGCAGCTGCTCGCCGAGAAACACGGGCAGGCCCTCCCGGAGCTCGAGGGGAACCCGGACCCGCTCGCCGTGCTCCGCGGCTACGCCTGGGCCCTCGGGCCGTGCGCTCTCGTCGACGAGCAGCGCGAACTGCTCGACACGCGCGAGGTGGAGGCCGCCCAAGGTGCCGAACCGACTCCCGGTGCGGCCGAGTTCATGAAGCTCTGGCACGAGACGGGTCGGCCACTCGCGATCGCCTCCAACAACTGCGCACCTGCGATCAGGAGTTATCTGCTGCGCGAATCGCTCTCCGGCCTCGTCGAGGAACCGCTGATCGTGGGCCGGTATCAGGACGTGGCCCGTATGAAGCCCGACCCGGCCTCCCTCCTGCAGGTCCTCGACACCGCCGGAGTGGCACCCGAACACGGCCTGATGATCGGTGACGCCCTCACCGACCTCCAGGCCGCCCGCGCCGTCGGGGCCACGTTCGTCGGCTACCACCGGAAGCCGTCCAAGCGGGGGCTCCTCGCCGAGGCCGGGGCGGACTTCGTCGTCGACGGCGTCGAGGAGCTGGCCGCCGCGGTGAGCGAGAACGGGCCACTCCCGTAG
- a CDS encoding GntR family transcriptional regulator, translating to MASGSKHDYELIADKLRSQIAAGAYGPRKRLPTQRELAQEHGVSRDTVIRALSVLRAEGLIETHQGSGALVKEGLDLVSEKAPMVLLKPYVAEAFEATEVTLDVFSMTTESLVRTVAEQKDRIVAKEIRPPRSITARLLLPDTRANLAIPVSVEDPSDPRPRARLRRILVGHATTLRDTLHLLRDLDLVPEVSVQVRTVSQSPQMKLYVLNRRLALHGLYTPEKRPVTLDDGEVIEIIDSLGLGATMYPYRASAGSPPDQVGFVGMVQKWFENTWNTPTLSKEADF from the coding sequence ATGGCCAGTGGCAGCAAGCACGACTACGAGCTGATCGCCGACAAGCTGCGCTCCCAGATCGCGGCCGGTGCGTACGGCCCGCGGAAGCGCCTCCCCACCCAGCGTGAGCTGGCGCAGGAGCACGGCGTGTCCCGCGACACGGTGATCAGGGCGCTGTCCGTGCTGCGCGCCGAAGGGCTGATCGAGACGCACCAGGGCAGCGGCGCGCTCGTCAAGGAGGGCCTGGACCTGGTCTCCGAGAAGGCTCCCATGGTGCTGCTCAAGCCGTATGTGGCCGAGGCGTTCGAGGCCACCGAGGTCACCCTCGACGTCTTCTCGATGACGACCGAGTCGTTGGTGAGGACGGTGGCCGAGCAGAAGGACCGCATCGTGGCCAAGGAGATCCGGCCGCCGAGGTCCATCACGGCCCGCCTCCTGCTGCCCGACACCCGCGCCAATCTCGCCATTCCGGTCTCCGTGGAGGACCCGTCCGACCCCCGCCCGCGCGCCCGGCTGCGGCGCATCCTGGTGGGCCACGCGACAACACTGCGGGACACGCTCCATCTGCTGCGCGACCTGGACCTGGTGCCCGAGGTGTCGGTCCAGGTCAGGACCGTGTCCCAGTCGCCCCAGATGAAGTTGTACGTCCTGAATCGCCGTCTGGCGCTGCACGGCCTCTACACACCCGAGAAGCGGCCGGTCACCCTCGACGACGGGGAGGTCATCGAGATCATCGACTCCCTGGGGCTCGGAGCGACGATGTACCCCTATCGCGCCTCCGCCGGGTCCCCGCCCGACCAGGTGGGCTTCGTGGGGATGGTCCAGAAGTGGTTCGAGAACACCTGGAACACCCCCACCCTGTCCAAAGAGGCGGATTTCTGA
- a CDS encoding GNAT family N-acetyltransferase: protein MSLEVRTITESEFPEWLRAVATGFLYAPVVSDEEVADRGPYTDFSRTRGAFDGGRCVATFRSFAQELTAVGGAALPAAAVTNVTVSPTHRRRGLLSRMMAEDLAASKERGDVVSTLNAAEYPIYGRYGFGPAAWITDWEIDVLRTGLDPHRPLPGDGGRIDLVDADEVRKAGPELYERFRRRQPGAVSRNERWWQVFTGQSHLMGSGAWTEPFYAVYRSASGEMEGLVSYKVDDHWGDAKQPLNTATVQGLIAVSPAAERALWQYLCSIDWIVKVRTGHRAPDDLLPLLLPDPRAARVVTHADTLWVRILDVLRALEARTYPTSATLVLDVRDASGLSGGRFRLDATPDGASCAPTTRTADLTLELGELSTLYLGDESATRLAALGRVTEETPGAAAVADTLFRTARRPWCPDVF, encoded by the coding sequence ATGAGCCTCGAAGTCCGTACGATCACCGAATCCGAGTTCCCGGAGTGGCTGCGCGCGGTGGCCACCGGGTTTCTGTACGCGCCGGTGGTCTCGGACGAGGAGGTCGCCGACCGCGGGCCGTACACGGACTTCTCCCGCACCCGGGGCGCCTTCGACGGCGGCCGGTGCGTCGCCACGTTCCGTTCCTTTGCGCAGGAACTCACCGCCGTCGGCGGCGCCGCGCTTCCGGCGGCCGCGGTCACCAATGTGACCGTCTCGCCGACGCACCGCCGCCGCGGGCTGCTCAGCCGCATGATGGCCGAGGACCTCGCCGCCTCCAAGGAACGCGGCGACGTGGTGTCCACGCTGAACGCCGCCGAGTACCCGATCTACGGACGCTACGGCTTCGGCCCCGCCGCCTGGATCACGGACTGGGAGATCGACGTCCTGCGCACCGGGCTCGACCCGCACCGGCCGCTGCCGGGCGACGGCGGGCGCATCGACCTGGTGGACGCGGACGAGGTCCGCAAGGCCGGCCCCGAGTTGTACGAGCGCTTCCGCCGTCGGCAGCCCGGAGCGGTCAGCCGCAACGAGCGCTGGTGGCAGGTGTTCACCGGCCAGTCGCACCTGATGGGCTCCGGCGCCTGGACGGAGCCCTTCTACGCGGTGTACCGCTCCGCCTCCGGCGAGATGGAGGGCCTGGTCTCCTACAAGGTCGACGATCACTGGGGCGATGCCAAGCAGCCGCTCAACACCGCGACCGTCCAAGGCCTGATCGCCGTCTCCCCGGCGGCCGAGCGCGCCCTGTGGCAGTACCTCTGCTCGATCGACTGGATCGTCAAGGTCCGCACGGGCCACCGCGCTCCCGACGACCTGCTTCCGCTGCTGCTGCCCGACCCGCGGGCGGCCCGCGTCGTCACGCACGCGGACACGCTGTGGGTGCGGATCCTGGATGTCCTACGCGCGCTGGAGGCCCGTACGTACCCGACGTCCGCGACGCTCGTCCTGGACGTCCGTGACGCGTCGGGCCTGTCCGGCGGCCGTTTCCGCCTGGATGCCACGCCGGACGGCGCGAGCTGCGCCCCGACCACCCGGACCGCCGACCTCACCCTGGAGCTCGGCGAGCTGAGCACGCTCTACCTGGGCGACGAGTCGGCGACGCGCCTCGCGGCCCTGGGCCGCGTGACGGAGGAGACCCCGGGTGCCGCCGCGGTGGCCGACACGCTGTTCCGCACGGCGCGCCGGCCCTGGTGCCCCGACGTCTTCTGA